A window from Cryptomeria japonica chromosome 1, Sugi_1.0, whole genome shotgun sequence encodes these proteins:
- the LOC131056912 gene encoding probable UDP-glucosyl transferase 73B6, which translates to MVTFPAMGHCIPSLDLARLLASHSLAVSYITTRTIAQRLQGLMDESSQHIQLVGLSPPNAIEGMPEGRESMDLIPRKSASVVISFVESLRDPFERWVEEQGSRRPVCIFSDLFIDWTVHSAERFGTIRVIFAPCGAFGTSVFHAILGSITTNTLRKEGDIVILDGILSSAIKFTKEQMPERFLQLDLADPSIRFLMGTMRSISKCWGMLVNTFDELEPRYLQHLKNILNGKPLWSVGPVVPLGCIANTRGKTADISEHKLVQWLDSKSPSSVIYVSFGSQAFLSQEQTQVLARGLAASHQPFVWSIKVSPETVSADSNQEEFCTSYLPEGFMERDNGLVIWGWAPQLVILSHPSVGEFMSHCGWNSTLESILMGVPMVTWPMFAEQHFNSKLVTEELGIGVQFCQNLDAIPCEDKVEESVRLVLCTDEGTEMRNRALKFQRMAKRSVGGGSSTLNLQAFAIEMHKLMNLKGEDRIEDGYDVNV; encoded by the coding sequence ATGGTGACCTTTCCTGCAATGGGGCATTGCATCCCATCTCTTGACTTAGCCAGATTGCTCGCTTCACACTCTCTCGCCGTCAGCTATATCACCACTCGTACCATAGCACAGCGTCTACAAGGTCTCATGGACGAATCCAGCCAGCATATTCAGCTGGTCGGCCTAAGTCCTCCCAACGCCATTGAAGGTATGCCTGAGGGACGCGAAAGTATGGATCTTATACCACGGAAATCTGCGTCCGTCGTTATTTCCTTCGTCGAGAGCCTTCGAGACCCTTTCGAACGGTGGGTCGAAGAGCAGGGCAGTCGTCGACCCGTGTGTATATTTAGCGACCTGTTCATCGACTGGACTGTGCACTCTGCGGAGAGATTTGGAACTATTAGGGTCATTTTTGCCCCTTGTGGGGCTTTTGGGACCTCTGTATTTCACGCCATCCTTGGCTCCATAACCACAAACACGCTGCGGAAGGAGGGTGATATTGTTATACTCGATGGTATTTTATCATCTGCAATCAAATTTACCAAGGAACAGATGCCTGAGAGATTTCTTCAACTAGATCTAGCTGACCCAAGTATAAGGTTTTTAATGGGGACGATGCGGTCAATTAGTAAATGCTGGGGAATGCTCGTCAACACGTTCGACGAGCTCGAGCCTCGTTATCTTCAGCACTTGAAAAACATACTAAACGGTAAACCCCTTTGGTCTGTTGGTCCCGTTGTTCCTTTGGGTTGTATTGCTAATACGAGGGGGAAAACAGCGGACATTAGCGAGCATAAGTTAGTGCAATGGCTAGATTCTAAGAGCCCGTCTTCGGTTATCTATGTTTCATTTGGAAGCCAGGCTTTTCTTTCACAAGAGCAGACTCAGGTACTGGCGAGGGGTCTTGCAGCCAGCCATCAGCCTTTTGTTTGGTCCATCAAAGTTTCCCCGGAAACTGTATCTGCAGACTCAAACCAAGAAGAATTTTGTACTTCGTACCTTCCAGAAGGGTTTATGGAGAGAGATAATGGATTGGTCATATGGGGATGGGCACCACAGCTTGTCATTTTGTCCCACCCATCTGTGGGTGAGTTCATGAGCCACTGCGGGTGGAATTCGACTCTTGAAAGCATTTTGATGGGCGTCCCAATGGTCACATGGCCGATGTTCGCAGAACAACATTTTAACTCTAAGCTGGTGACTGAGGAACTGGGCATTGGTGTCCAATTTTGCCAAAACCTGGATGCGATTCCTTGTGAGGACAAGGTGGAGGAATCTGTAAGACTTGTCCTCTGTACTGACGAAGGTACAGAGATGAGGAATCGTGCTTTGAAATTTCAGAGAATGGCTAAACGATCTGTAGGAGGAGGGTCTTCGACCTTAAATTTACAAGCTTTTGCTATTGAGATGCATAAGCTCATGAATTTAAAAGGTGAAGATAGGATTGAGGATGGATATGATGTAAATGTCTGA